In Plectropomus leopardus isolate mb unplaced genomic scaffold, YSFRI_Pleo_2.0 unplaced_scaffold9572, whole genome shotgun sequence, one DNA window encodes the following:
- the LOC121940851 gene encoding zinc finger ZZ-type and EF-hand domain-containing protein 1-like, which translates to MWTPDEFRSFLEDFSRWNPSVEPTDSRTKLMKTLMHSCRKQPMRNEIASGSKTDQAVNAIWAAMVYHTPALSHALQAYVNQDCKSCLSEDFVQVYSLADSIRTWM; encoded by the exons ATGTGGACTCCTGATGAGTTTAGGAGCTTCCTGGAGGACTTTTCCCGCTGGAACCCGTCAGTGGAGCCGACAGACAGCAGGACGAAGCTGATGAAGACGCTCATGCACTCCTGCAGAAAACAGCCAATGAGGAACGAGATCGCCTCCGGGTCAAAGACGGATCAGGCTGTGAACGCCATTTGGGCTGCCATGGTGTACCACACGCCAGCCCTCAGCCACGCCCTGCAGGCCTACG TTAATCAGGACTGCAAATCCTGTCTGAGCGAAGACTTCGTGCAGGTGTATTCGCTGGCCGACAGCATCCGAACGTGGATG